One stretch of Tepidibacter hydrothermalis DNA includes these proteins:
- the trsS gene encoding radical SAM (seleno)protein TrsS, whose protein sequence is MGELIGSTKSVCPVCLKTIKAYKIKKDKYIYLHKKCKEHGKFQTIIWRGSPDYKNWKRPKTPAHPKHPFTEISKGCPHDCGLCSDHRQHTCTALIEITQKCNLSCKFCFADAGKNSEPDIETIKYYYQRIMKASGNCNIQLSGGEPTLREDLDEIIKLGHDMGFSFIQLNTNGLKLKDLDYVKKLKHAGLNSVFLQFDGMNDTIYSNLRGKELLKDKLVAIENLRKMNIGIILVCTVVPRVNDYNIYEIVKFGIENIPAVRGVHFQPVSYFGRIPDIPKDNDRITLPEIMDKICKQSKGIIKTKDFSPPGCENAFCSFHANYIEVDGNLISVSSNKCGCKEEKGEDGSMKAKAFVKRNWSIEKSKSEDGKYKSFDNLAKKIRNNFFSISAMAFQDVWNLDIQRLMDCCIHVVSNEGNLIPFCAYNLTSKDGKNLYRED, encoded by the coding sequence ATGGGAGAACTTATAGGGTCTACTAAAAGTGTATGTCCTGTTTGTCTTAAGACAATAAAGGCATACAAGATTAAAAAAGATAAATATATATATCTTCATAAAAAATGTAAGGAACATGGGAAGTTTCAAACCATTATTTGGAGGGGATCACCTGATTATAAGAATTGGAAAAGGCCTAAGACACCTGCACACCCTAAACATCCTTTTACTGAAATATCAAAGGGATGTCCACATGATTGTGGTCTTTGTAGTGATCATAGACAGCACACATGTACTGCGCTTATTGAAATTACACAAAAATGTAATTTGAGTTGCAAATTTTGCTTTGCTGATGCAGGGAAGAATAGTGAACCTGATATAGAAACTATAAAATATTATTACCAAAGAATTATGAAAGCATCAGGAAACTGCAATATACAGTTATCTGGAGGAGAACCTACTTTAAGGGAAGATCTTGATGAAATAATAAAATTAGGACATGATATGGGATTTAGCTTTATTCAGCTCAATACTAATGGGTTAAAGCTTAAGGACTTAGACTATGTAAAAAAACTTAAGCATGCAGGTCTTAATTCTGTATTTCTTCAGTTTGATGGGATGAATGATACAATATACTCTAATCTAAGAGGAAAAGAACTTTTAAAGGATAAGCTTGTTGCAATTGAAAATCTTAGAAAGATGAATATAGGAATTATACTTGTATGTACTGTAGTTCCAAGGGTGAATGATTATAACATTTATGAGATTGTTAAATTTGGTATAGAGAATATCCCAGCTGTAAGAGGTGTTCATTTTCAACCTGTAAGTTATTTTGGAAGAATTCCCGATATACCAAAGGATAATGATAGGATTACATTGCCAGAGATTATGGATAAAATATGTAAGCAAAGTAAAGGAATAATAAAAACGAAGGATTTTAGCCCTCCGGGATGTGAAAATGCCTTTTGTTCTTTTCATGCTAATTATATTGAAGTAGATGGAAATCTAATCTCTGTAAGTAGCAATAAGTGTGGATGTAAAGAAGAGAAGGGTGAGGACGGATCAATGAAGGCTAAGGCTTTTGTTAAGAGAAATTGGTCTATAGAAAAAAGTAAATCAGAGGATGGCAAATATAAATCTTTTGATAATTTGGCTAAAAAGATCAGAAATAACTTTTTCTCAATATCAGCAATGGCTTTTCAGGATGTATGGAATCTTGATATTCAAAGGCTTATGGATTGTTGTATACATGTTGTATCAAATGAGGGTAATCTTATTCCATTTTGTGCATACAATCTAACGAGTAAGGATGGTAAGAATCTTTATAGGGAGGATTAA
- a CDS encoding DVU_1555 family C-GCAxxG-C-C protein, with the protein MEDTFNMFKLASQGFCCSQILIIMDLEKKGIENKDLVKSMMGLCGGIGGSGKTCGLISGGACIFGLYSGKGSFDETKDDSLNNMIMEYIQWFEAEYGSSNCNDLIEMDSIKDVEYNNGYPVKCGNLMTQSYKKIKDILKKYGYTGE; encoded by the coding sequence ATGGAAGACACATTTAATATGTTTAAATTAGCTTCTCAAGGTTTTTGTTGTAGTCAGATACTTATTATTATGGATCTAGAAAAAAAGGGAATTGAGAATAAGGATCTTGTAAAATCAATGATGGGGCTTTGTGGAGGTATCGGTGGTAGCGGAAAGACCTGTGGACTGATTTCAGGAGGAGCTTGCATTTTTGGACTTTATTCAGGAAAGGGCAGTTTTGATGAAACAAAAGATGACAGTTTAAACAATATGATTATGGAATATATACAGTGGTTTGAGGCAGAGTATGGAAGTTCTAACTGTAATGATCTTATAGAAATGGATTCTATTAAGGATGTAGAGTATAATAATGGCTATCCTGTGAAATGTGGAAATTTGATGACTCAATCTTATAAAAAAATCAAAGATATACTTAAAAAATATGGATATACAGGAGAATAA
- the trsM gene encoding DVU_1556 family methyltransferase has product MKNNNVYENDGVRCVTGDTLRPGGFVLTKRAVLLCNILKDQRILDVGCGMGSTVDFLTKEFGIEAFGIDPSEKLIHLGKQQNNLPLISGRGELLPYENESFDAVFAECTLSLMDNYQKTIKEIYRILKPEGFIIISDVFAKNPQYIDELKNINVKSCLRGLFDIGALLAEIEDQGFQVVDLEDWTSLLKQLMVDIIFKYGSMAKFWNVTTCGSCGDFKTKLSLCKPGYFLLIAKKEG; this is encoded by the coding sequence ATGAAAAACAACAATGTTTATGAAAATGATGGAGTAAGATGTGTTACAGGAGATACCTTGAGACCAGGAGGATTTGTATTAACCAAGAGAGCTGTTTTACTTTGTAATATTTTAAAAGATCAACGAATTTTAGATGTTGGATGTGGTATGGGATCTACGGTGGATTTTCTTACAAAAGAATTTGGAATAGAAGCCTTTGGTATAGATCCATCTGAGAAATTGATTCATTTAGGAAAACAACAAAACAATCTACCTTTAATAAGTGGAAGAGGAGAACTTTTGCCATATGAAAATGAATCCTTTGATGCTGTTTTTGCTGAATGCACTCTATCCCTTATGGACAATTATCAAAAAACAATAAAAGAAATATATAGGATTTTAAAACCAGAAGGGTTTATCATTATTTCTGATGTATTTGCAAAAAATCCACAATATATTGATGAATTAAAAAATATTAATGTTAAAAGCTGTTTAAGAGGACTCTTTGATATAGGCGCTCTTTTAGCAGAAATTGAAGATCAAGGATTTCAAGTAGTTGATTTAGAGGATTGGACATCTCTTTTAAAGCAGTTGATGGTAGATATAATATTCAAATATGGATCAATGGCTAAATTCTGGAATGTTACTACTTGTGGAAGTTGTGGTGATTTTAAGACGAAGTTGTCTTTATGTAAACCGGGATACTTTCTCTTGATTGCAAAAAAGGAGGGGTAA
- a CDS encoding DVU_1557 family redox protein, with the protein MDTSNKNYNEEWICNKCSCPVKEGPVKAIYLSGDFEVELLKCPICKNVLVPEDLAIGKMLEVEKGLEDK; encoded by the coding sequence ATGGATACTAGTAATAAAAATTATAATGAAGAATGGATTTGTAATAAGTGCTCTTGTCCTGTTAAAGAAGGTCCTGTTAAGGCGATTTATCTTTCAGGTGATTTTGAGGTAGAACTACTAAAATGTCCTATATGTAAGAATGTATTGGTACCTGAGGATTTAGCAATTGGTAAAATGCTTGAGGTTGAAAAAGGATTAGAGGATAAATGA
- a CDS encoding pyridine nucleotide-disulfide oxidoreductase/dicluster-binding protein, whose product MDLKKLLETEQLCINDNLPPCTATCPIHVDIKGFMEQIRIGNFEKSYEILQKRMPMPKVIGRVCDHPCQNACVRKNKGGSILINDLERAVIEYGSSANIRSIPVPDNYKKVAIVGGGISGLTCAIDLRKKGYTLTIFEKESDLGGRLREKVGDSLPSNILKEEITSIKKSGVNVKVGTYISKLDIYKLKSQYEAVFIGTGKWEEELDIDKVTFQTEIEGVFVGGRIVTGNDSIIFSVSTGRRAAISIDRYINRKSLTALREKESSYETELKVDIEDIVSESQVQVTTKKDAILESKRCLLCECHKCYKSCSHLQYEKMDPKAYIRKINHNERIILGDRYANKSINSCMLCGLCKTECPTNIDMGEIIRKTRKSMVKRGKMPPSAHDFALKDMEFNNSEYFTLLKHQPKTNRSKFLFFPGCQLCGSYPEYVEKSYEYLTENLNGGVGLYLGCCGAPGEWAGRDDLFEQSMKKLYDSWELMGRPVMIVACSTCYYILKRYLPNIELITLWEIFNNNELGSSSLNKKRKNLVVHDSCTARDYPNIHDSVREILSKLGYGIIEPKYTKKNTQCCGYGGLSYFANKEFSNYATDKRIKEHEEDYLAYCAMCRDLFVSRGKKTLHILDLIFGENIDKLSNKKGPTLSRRRDNRLKLKMSILKIWGEKMDLKESYDDINLIIDEKVKNIMEERLILEGDIKKVIGMAEEKGNMFFNPKNKHYLASRRIVNVTYWVEYENGNNFYNVVKVYTHRMDVQGE is encoded by the coding sequence ATGGATTTAAAAAAACTACTTGAAACAGAACAACTTTGTATAAATGACAACTTACCTCCATGTACAGCTACATGTCCTATACATGTAGACATAAAAGGATTTATGGAACAAATACGAATAGGAAATTTTGAAAAGTCATATGAAATTCTTCAAAAGAGAATGCCTATGCCCAAAGTGATAGGTAGGGTTTGTGATCATCCTTGTCAGAATGCTTGTGTTAGAAAGAATAAAGGTGGAAGCATATTAATAAATGATCTTGAAAGAGCTGTAATAGAGTATGGTTCATCTGCAAATATAAGGAGTATTCCAGTACCTGATAATTATAAGAAGGTAGCTATAGTAGGAGGAGGAATTAGTGGTTTAACTTGTGCAATAGATCTTAGAAAAAAAGGTTATACATTGACTATATTTGAAAAAGAAAGTGATCTAGGTGGAAGGTTAAGGGAAAAGGTTGGAGATTCGTTACCTAGTAATATATTAAAAGAAGAAATCACATCTATAAAAAAGTCGGGAGTAAATGTGAAAGTTGGAACATACATATCTAAATTGGATATATATAAGCTAAAATCCCAATATGAAGCCGTATTCATAGGAACAGGTAAATGGGAAGAAGAACTAGATATAGATAAAGTAACTTTTCAAACTGAAATAGAGGGTGTATTTGTTGGTGGAAGAATTGTAACTGGTAATGATTCTATAATTTTTTCTGTTTCAACCGGAAGAAGAGCTGCTATATCTATAGATAGATATATTAATCGAAAATCGCTTACAGCACTTAGAGAAAAAGAAAGTTCATATGAAACGGAGTTAAAAGTGGATATTGAGGATATTGTAAGTGAATCACAAGTACAAGTAACTACAAAGAAAGATGCTATTTTAGAATCAAAAAGATGTCTTCTGTGTGAGTGTCATAAATGTTATAAATCATGTTCTCATCTTCAATATGAAAAGATGGACCCAAAGGCGTATATAAGAAAGATTAATCATAATGAAAGAATTATTTTAGGAGATCGTTATGCCAACAAGTCAATAAATTCTTGCATGCTATGCGGATTATGCAAAACCGAATGTCCTACTAATATTGATATGGGTGAGATTATAAGAAAAACAAGAAAAAGTATGGTGAAAAGAGGTAAGATGCCTCCATCTGCTCATGATTTTGCTCTAAAGGATATGGAGTTTAATAATAGTGAGTATTTCACTTTATTAAAGCACCAGCCAAAGACTAATAGAAGTAAATTTTTATTCTTCCCAGGTTGCCAGCTTTGTGGATCATATCCAGAATATGTAGAAAAATCATACGAGTATCTTACTGAAAATCTTAATGGTGGTGTTGGTCTTTATCTTGGTTGTTGTGGAGCACCTGGAGAATGGGCTGGAAGGGATGATCTGTTTGAGCAATCAATGAAAAAACTATATGATTCATGGGAACTGATGGGAAGACCAGTAATGATTGTTGCATGCTCTACGTGTTATTACATATTGAAAAGATATCTTCCAAATATAGAGTTAATAACATTATGGGAAATATTTAATAACAATGAATTAGGTTCTAGTTCATTAAATAAGAAAAGAAAAAATCTAGTAGTACATGATTCATGTACAGCTAGGGATTATCCTAATATTCATGATAGTGTAAGGGAAATATTATCAAAACTCGGATATGGAATTATAGAACCCAAATATACAAAGAAAAACACACAATGCTGTGGCTATGGAGGACTTTCATATTTTGCTAACAAAGAATTTAGTAACTATGCAACAGACAAAAGGATTAAGGAACACGAGGAAGACTATCTTGCATATTGCGCAATGTGTAGAGATCTTTTCGTATCAAGAGGAAAGAAAACACTTCATATTCTAGATCTTATATTTGGTGAAAATATAGATAAATTATCAAATAAAAAAGGTCCAACACTTTCTCGAAGACGTGATAACAGATTAAAACTTAAGATGTCCATACTTAAAATATGGGGAGAAAAGATGGATTTAAAAGAATCATATGATGATATAAATCTGATAATAGATGAAAAAGTTAAGAATATTATGGAGGAGAGACTTATATTAGAAGGTGATATTAAAAAAGTAATCGGAATGGCAGAAGAGAAAGGAAATATGTTTTTTAATCCAAAAAATAAACACTACCTTGCTTCAAGAAGAATTGTAAATGTAACATACTGGGTAGAGTATGAAAATGGTAATAATTTTTATAACGTAGTCAAGGTATATACCCATAGAATGGATGTACAGGGGGAGTAA
- a CDS encoding molybdopterin-dependent aldehyde oxidoreductase, which translates to MLKKTLKINGVSKTIITNSDTTLADVLRKQLLLTGTKVGCGKGECGACNVIMDGKVVKSCIVRMKRVPNEAEIVTIEGIGSSENLHPLQLGWMVHGGAQCGFCTPGFIVSAKVLLDENVNPTREEVRDWFQKTRNICRCTGYKPLVDAVMTAAKLMRGEITKEDIWYKLPEGASILGTDFVRPSACAKVTGTWEFGADLGVTLPKDTLHIKLVQATVSHANIISIDTSEAEEMPGVYKVLTYKDVKGTNRINGLAFPSNVGDGLDRPILCDEKVFQFGDAIAMVLADNPAHAEAACEKVKVELEELPAYMSAPAAMAEDAIEIHPGTPNIYFTTKMAKGEDTKAVFEECEYVVEDDFYVGRQPHLPIEPDVGFAFFGEDGKLNIHSKSVALHFHALMIADGIGLPVEDVAIVQNPTGGTFGYKFSPTIEALLGVAVMATNKPVYLEFSMYQQITYTGKRSPFFIHVKMGADKDGKIKALETDWSVDHGPYSEFGDLLTMRGSQFIGAGYDIDNIRGEGRTVCTNHAWGSAFRGYGSPQSLFSSEVLIDELAEKMGVDPLELRYKNVYREGSTTPSGCKPDIICFPEMIEKMTPIYNEAKERVKNKNLKGGDKKYGAGVSLLIYGSGLDGADSSEAWVELTPSGVKVANSWEDHGQGADMGTLAIAHETLKPLGIKPEDIKLIMNDMNITPNSGPAGGSRSNVLTGNATKVACENLLKAMKKEDGTYRTYEEMVAENIDLKHDGKWTAACTACDTDTGQGNPFPCYMYGLLLSEVEVDIETGKVNVEKLTIISDVGTIINKLVVDGQIYGGLAQGIGLALSEDFEDLKRHTTLTKCGIPNIKDVTDDIELIYMETERPYGPYGASGAGEMPLSAPHAAIINAIYDACGVRITKLPALPEKIKAGLNK; encoded by the coding sequence GTGTTAAAGAAAACATTAAAAATCAATGGGGTTTCAAAAACAATAATTACAAATTCCGATACAACTTTAGCTGACGTACTTAGAAAACAATTATTACTAACAGGTACAAAGGTAGGTTGTGGTAAGGGAGAATGTGGAGCTTGTAATGTTATTATGGATGGCAAGGTTGTAAAATCATGTATTGTTAGAATGAAGAGAGTTCCAAATGAAGCAGAAATTGTTACTATAGAAGGAATCGGTTCTTCTGAAAATCTTCATCCTCTTCAACTTGGATGGATGGTCCATGGAGGAGCACAGTGTGGATTTTGTACACCTGGATTTATAGTTTCTGCAAAGGTGTTATTGGACGAGAATGTTAATCCTACAAGAGAAGAAGTTAGAGATTGGTTCCAAAAAACTAGAAATATTTGTAGATGTACAGGATATAAGCCATTGGTTGATGCTGTAATGACTGCAGCAAAGCTTATGAGAGGTGAAATTACGAAGGAAGATATATGGTACAAACTACCAGAAGGAGCTAGTATCTTAGGTACTGATTTTGTAAGACCTTCAGCTTGTGCAAAGGTTACAGGAACATGGGAATTTGGAGCAGACCTTGGAGTTACTCTTCCTAAGGATACACTTCATATTAAACTTGTTCAGGCTACAGTTTCACATGCAAATATAATTTCAATTGATACAAGTGAAGCTGAAGAGATGCCTGGTGTATACAAGGTACTTACATATAAAGATGTCAAAGGTACAAATAGAATAAATGGATTAGCATTCCCATCTAATGTTGGAGATGGACTTGATAGACCTATACTTTGTGATGAAAAAGTATTCCAATTTGGAGATGCTATAGCAATGGTACTAGCAGACAATCCAGCACATGCAGAGGCTGCTTGTGAAAAGGTAAAAGTTGAACTTGAAGAACTTCCAGCATATATGAGTGCTCCAGCAGCCATGGCAGAGGATGCTATAGAAATTCATCCTGGAACACCTAATATATACTTTACAACTAAGATGGCTAAAGGTGAAGATACTAAAGCTGTATTTGAAGAATGTGAATATGTAGTTGAAGATGACTTCTATGTTGGAAGACAACCTCATCTTCCTATAGAGCCTGATGTAGGATTTGCATTCTTTGGTGAAGATGGAAAGCTAAACATACATTCAAAGAGTGTAGCACTTCATTTCCATGCACTTATGATTGCAGATGGTATTGGACTTCCTGTTGAGGATGTTGCTATTGTTCAAAATCCTACTGGTGGAACTTTTGGATATAAATTCAGTCCTACAATTGAAGCTCTTCTTGGGGTTGCTGTAATGGCAACTAATAAGCCGGTGTATCTTGAATTTAGTATGTATCAACAAATTACTTATACAGGAAAGAGATCTCCTTTCTTCATTCATGTTAAGATGGGAGCTGATAAGGATGGAAAAATAAAGGCACTTGAAACTGACTGGAGTGTAGATCATGGTCCTTATTCAGAATTTGGAGACCTTCTTACTATGAGAGGATCACAGTTTATAGGAGCGGGTTATGATATAGATAATATTAGAGGAGAAGGAAGAACGGTTTGTACTAATCATGCATGGGGTTCGGCTTTTAGAGGATATGGTTCTCCACAATCTTTATTCTCATCCGAAGTATTAATAGATGAACTTGCGGAGAAGATGGGTGTTGATCCACTAGAACTTAGATATAAGAACGTTTATAGAGAGGGAAGCACAACTCCATCTGGTTGTAAGCCGGATATTATATGTTTTCCTGAAATGATAGAAAAAATGACACCTATTTACAATGAAGCAAAAGAAAGAGTAAAAAATAAGAACTTAAAAGGAGGAGATAAAAAATATGGTGCAGGAGTTTCACTTCTTATTTATGGTTCTGGACTTGATGGAGCAGATAGTTCGGAAGCTTGGGTAGAACTTACTCCGAGTGGAGTTAAGGTTGCAAACTCGTGGGAAGATCATGGTCAAGGGGCAGATATGGGAACACTTGCTATTGCCCATGAAACTCTAAAGCCTCTTGGAATAAAACCAGAAGATATAAAACTCATTATGAACGATATGAATATTACCCCTAATAGTGGACCGGCAGGTGGAAGTCGTTCTAATGTTCTTACTGGAAATGCTACAAAGGTTGCATGTGAGAATCTTCTAAAAGCTATGAAAAAAGAAGATGGAACATATAGAACATATGAAGAAATGGTTGCAGAAAATATAGATTTAAAACATGATGGAAAATGGACTGCAGCTTGTACAGCTTGTGATACTGACACAGGACAAGGAAATCCTTTCCCATGTTATATGTATGGCCTTCTTTTGTCTGAAGTTGAAGTAGATATAGAAACAGGAAAAGTCAATGTTGAAAAACTTACAATCATTTCAGATGTAGGAACAATAATTAATAAGCTTGTTGTAGATGGACAAATTTATGGAGGGCTTGCACAAGGTATAGGTCTTGCTTTGAGTGAAGATTTTGAGGACTTAAAAAGACATACAACTCTTACAAAGTGTGGAATTCCTAATATAAAAGATGTAACAGATGATATAGAACTTATATATATGGAAACAGAAAGACCATATGGTCCTTATGGAGCATCAGGAGCAGGTGAAATGCCACTTTCAGCACCTCATGCTGCAATTATAAATGCAATATACGATGCATGTGGAGTTAGAATAACTAAACTTCCAGCTCTTCCTGAGAAGATAAAGGCAGGACTTAATAAGTAA
- a CDS encoding spore germination protein: MKISSSLNENIKILKKTLPIDKSFDIVNREWTIGNTKANFVFIDGFTKDQIMLFIMNKLQSIDIDNVNIDVIKTLLKNGIPYIEVSTFSDFEDMKPAVLSGNTALFIDGQSKGILLDVREYPVRGPQEPDLEKVTRGSRDGLVETIIFNTALIRRRLRDPNLIFELTTVGSQSKTDVAISYIDSAVDHDFLEQLKKQLDEIKTNSLIMGEKTLEELLIKKKWFNPLPQVRFTERPDVVAAHLLEGHIAIIVDNSPSVMLLPVTIFHFTQHAEDYYQNPMVGTYLRWVRFICMISSMVISPLWLYLVYNPKLLPEALKFIGPSKVGHIPLFLQFILLEIGLDTLRLASIHTPNSLSTSLGIIGGLILSEFAVKVGWFTPETILYMAIAAIGTFATPSIEFAMAIRIFRLFILIMTGAFKNIGFFISLAVVCTIICTTKSFANQSYLWPLIPFKRDALLNILFRKPIVEIKNSKKE, encoded by the coding sequence ATGAAAATATCGTCTAGTTTAAATGAAAATATTAAGATATTAAAAAAAACTCTTCCTATAGATAAAAGTTTTGATATTGTTAATAGAGAATGGACAATAGGAAATACTAAAGCTAATTTTGTATTTATAGATGGATTTACTAAGGATCAAATAATGCTATTTATTATGAACAAGCTTCAGTCTATAGACATAGATAACGTTAATATAGATGTAATAAAAACTCTTTTAAAAAATGGCATTCCGTATATAGAAGTTTCAACTTTTTCTGATTTTGAAGATATGAAACCAGCAGTACTTTCGGGAAATACAGCTTTATTTATAGATGGTCAATCAAAAGGAATACTTTTAGATGTAAGAGAATATCCTGTTAGAGGTCCACAAGAACCTGATCTTGAGAAGGTTACAAGAGGATCTAGAGATGGACTAGTTGAAACTATAATTTTTAATACAGCTTTAATTAGAAGAAGACTTAGAGATCCAAATTTAATCTTTGAGCTTACAACTGTAGGTTCTCAATCTAAAACTGATGTTGCTATATCTTATATAGACAGTGCTGTTGATCACGATTTTTTAGAACAATTAAAAAAACAACTAGATGAAATTAAAACTAATTCTCTGATTATGGGTGAGAAAACACTTGAGGAATTACTTATTAAGAAAAAATGGTTTAATCCACTGCCTCAGGTACGCTTTACAGAAAGACCAGATGTTGTTGCTGCTCATTTATTAGAAGGACATATAGCTATAATAGTGGACAACTCTCCAAGTGTTATGTTGCTTCCGGTAACAATTTTTCATTTTACTCAACACGCGGAAGATTATTATCAAAATCCAATGGTAGGTACTTATTTAAGATGGGTTAGATTTATATGTATGATTTCTTCCATGGTAATAAGTCCATTATGGTTATATTTGGTTTATAATCCAAAATTATTGCCAGAGGCGTTGAAATTTATAGGACCATCTAAAGTTGGACATATTCCTTTATTTTTACAATTTATTTTGTTAGAAATAGGACTTGATACACTAAGGCTTGCATCAATACACACTCCGAATTCATTATCTACATCGTTGGGTATTATAGGAGGATTAATTCTGAGTGAGTTTGCAGTAAAGGTAGGTTGGTTTACTCCAGAGACTATACTTTATATGGCTATAGCTGCTATTGGAACATTTGCAACGCCAAGTATAGAGTTTGCTATGGCAATAAGAATTTTTAGGCTATTTATACTCATTATGACTGGTGCATTTAAAAATATAGGATTTTTTATATCTTTAGCTGTAGTATGTACTATAATTTGCACAACTAAAAGTTTTGCAAATCAATCATATTTATGGCCTTTAATTCCATTTAAAAGGGATGCTCTTTTAAACATATTATTTAGGAAACCTATCGTAGAAATAAAAAACAGTAAAAAAGAATAA
- the purB gene encoding adenylosuccinate lyase: MPKHDCYQNPLIQRYASKEMSYIFSPQKKFKTWRELWVALAECEMKLGVNITNEQIEELKANIDNINFEDAKRFEKETRHDVMSHVKAYGLLCPSAKGIIHLGATSAYVGDNTDIIIMKDAMELTLVKLVNLINNLKKFASTYKNIPTLGFTHFQAAQLTTVGKRACLWIQDLLIDFEDLNNRLQNLKLRGVKGTTGTQASFLSLFEGDHDKVKKLDELVTSTMGFDKSYAVTGQTYTRKLDHQILSILSSIAQSMHKMTNDIRLLQSLKEIEEPFAKNQIGSSAMAYKRNPMRSERISSLCKYVISESLNPALVHSTQWLERTLDDSANRRLSIAQSFLAIDSILEIGINVTDGLVVYENMIKKHINEELPFMATETILMEAVKRGGDRQHLHEKIRIYSMESAKNVKELGKHNDLMDKIINDPEFRMTEDEILSIMDPINFIGRASEQVAEFIEIEVEPIINIFRDKLGLNIDLEV; the protein is encoded by the coding sequence ATGCCAAAACACGATTGTTATCAAAATCCTTTAATACAAAGATATGCAAGTAAAGAAATGAGTTATATATTTTCTCCACAAAAAAAGTTTAAAACTTGGAGAGAATTATGGGTTGCTCTTGCTGAATGTGAAATGAAATTAGGTGTTAATATAACTAATGAACAGATAGAAGAACTTAAAGCAAATATAGATAATATAAATTTTGAGGATGCAAAAAGATTTGAAAAAGAAACAAGACATGATGTTATGTCTCACGTTAAAGCTTACGGACTTTTATGTCCAAGTGCTAAAGGTATTATACACTTAGGCGCTACAAGTGCATATGTAGGAGATAATACAGATATTATCATTATGAAAGATGCAATGGAATTAACATTAGTTAAACTTGTAAATTTAATTAATAATTTGAAAAAGTTTGCTTCTACATATAAAAATATACCTACGCTTGGATTTACACACTTCCAAGCTGCTCAATTGACTACTGTTGGGAAAAGAGCTTGTCTTTGGATACAAGATTTATTAATAGATTTTGAAGATTTAAATAACAGATTACAAAACTTGAAATTAAGAGGAGTGAAGGGTACTACAGGAACTCAGGCAAGTTTTTTAAGTTTATTTGAAGGAGACCATGATAAAGTAAAAAAATTAGACGAACTTGTTACATCTACTATGGGATTTGATAAATCATACGCAGTAACTGGACAAACTTATACTAGAAAGTTAGATCATCAAATTTTATCAATTTTATCATCTATAGCTCAGAGTATGCATAAAATGACTAATGATATAAGATTACTTCAAAGTTTAAAAGAAATAGAGGAACCTTTTGCTAAAAATCAAATAGGATCTTCTGCCATGGCATATAAAAGAAACCCTATGAGAAGTGAAAGAATATCTTCATTATGTAAATATGTAATATCAGAATCATTAAATCCTGCATTAGTTCATTCTACACAATGGCTAGAAAGAACTTTAGATGATTCTGCAAATAGAAGATTAAGCATTGCACAATCATTCCTTGCTATAGATTCAATATTAGAAATTGGTATTAATGTTACTGATGGATTGGTTGTATATGAAAATATGATAAAAAAACATATAAATGAAGAACTTCCTTTTATGGCTACAGAAACTATATTAATGGAAGCAGTTAAAAGAGGTGGAGATAGACAACATCTTCATGAAAAAATAAGAATTTATTCAATGGAATCTGCTAAAAATGTAAAAGAGTTAGGTAAGCATAATGATTTGATGGATAAAATAATAAATGATCCTGAGTTTAGAATGACTGAAGATGAAATTTTATCTATAATGGATCCTATCAACTTCATAGGTAGAGCATCTGAACAAGTGGCTGAATTTATAGAAATTGAGGTTGAACCTATAATTAATATATTTAGAGATAAACTTGGATTAAACATAGACTTAGAAGTATAA